From Streptomyces sp. NBC_00775, one genomic window encodes:
- a CDS encoding sodium/solute symporter has product MTGFSSSAQAMSLVAFTAVATITLLLCVMTGPDRDDLDEFYTGYGSLSPMRNGLAIAGDYISAATVLGTGGVIALAGYDGVVLALSTALSLMLLMFLLAEPLRNAGRFTMGDALARRMPGRAVRITACAVTLVALLPLMLVQLAGTGDLLAFILGFSNDSLKTGCVIGLGALMISYAAIGGMKGTALIQILKIVMLLGSGAVVAVLVLSRFDWNPGALLDAAAQNSGVGSAFLHSGLQFAGGSSPRLDMITSELTVVLGGACLPHVTMRMYTAGSARQVRRSMSWAVPCVALFVLVITVVGFGATALIGRGTIAGADPQGNTAYLLGSRAAFGPDVSTFETLLFTTVTTAIFLTLLASVAGMILACANSLAHDVFAYSGLLRGRRHDDELSPRREMLLARLSALAVGAPTILLATLVQHRSLQPLATLSFCLGASAIAPALVYSLFWRRYTRTGLLATLIGGTLTVLLLMPGTNLVSGSPTSAFPEADFNWFPFTTTGLVSIPLGFAYGWLGTVASGRRKAEEQRRQYEAVEGWILAGAVRRGS; this is encoded by the coding sequence CTGACCGGGTTCAGCAGTTCCGCGCAGGCCATGTCCCTGGTGGCGTTCACGGCGGTGGCCACGATCACGCTGCTGCTGTGCGTGATGACCGGCCCCGACCGTGACGACCTGGACGAGTTCTACACGGGGTACGGATCGCTGTCGCCGATGCGCAACGGTCTTGCCATCGCCGGGGACTACATCTCCGCGGCGACCGTGCTCGGCACGGGCGGAGTGATCGCACTGGCCGGCTACGACGGTGTCGTACTGGCGCTCAGCACGGCCCTCTCCCTCATGCTGCTGATGTTCCTGCTGGCCGAACCGCTGCGCAACGCGGGCCGGTTCACCATGGGCGACGCGCTCGCGCGACGGATGCCGGGCCGCGCGGTCCGCATCACGGCGTGTGCGGTGACCCTCGTCGCGCTGCTGCCGCTGATGCTGGTCCAACTGGCGGGCACCGGGGACCTGTTGGCATTCATCCTCGGCTTCTCCAACGACTCCCTCAAGACGGGGTGTGTCATCGGCCTGGGCGCGCTGATGATCAGCTACGCGGCGATCGGCGGCATGAAGGGCACCGCCCTCATCCAGATCCTGAAGATCGTGATGCTCCTCGGGTCGGGCGCCGTCGTCGCCGTACTCGTCCTCAGCCGCTTCGACTGGAACCCGGGCGCCCTGCTGGACGCCGCAGCCCAGAACAGCGGCGTGGGCTCCGCGTTCCTCCACTCGGGCCTCCAGTTCGCCGGCGGCTCCAGCCCTCGCCTGGACATGATCACTTCGGAGCTGACCGTCGTTCTCGGCGGAGCCTGTCTGCCCCACGTCACCATGCGCATGTACACGGCGGGCAGCGCCCGGCAGGTGCGCCGCTCGATGTCCTGGGCGGTGCCGTGCGTGGCACTGTTCGTACTGGTCATCACGGTCGTCGGGTTCGGCGCCACGGCGCTGATCGGGCGCGGGACGATCGCGGGCGCGGATCCGCAGGGCAACACGGCGTATCTGCTGGGCTCGCGCGCGGCGTTCGGCCCGGACGTCTCGACGTTCGAGACCCTCCTGTTCACCACCGTCACCACGGCGATCTTCCTGACGCTGCTGGCCTCGGTCGCCGGGATGATCCTCGCCTGCGCCAACTCCCTCGCCCACGACGTCTTCGCCTACAGCGGGCTGCTGCGGGGCCGCCGCCACGACGACGAGCTGTCCCCCCGGCGCGAGATGCTCCTGGCACGCCTCTCCGCCCTGGCGGTCGGCGCCCCGACGATCCTCCTGGCCACCCTCGTCCAGCACCGCAGCCTGCAGCCCCTGGCCACCCTCTCCTTCTGCCTCGGCGCCTCCGCGATAGCGCCCGCGCTGGTCTACAGCCTCTTCTGGCGCCGCTACACCCGCACCGGCCTCCTCGCCACCCTCATCGGCGGCACCCTCACCGTCCTCCTCCTCATGCCCGGCACCAACCTCGTCTCCGGCTCCCCCACCTCTGCCTTCCCCGAAGCCGACTTCAACTGGTTCCCGTTCACCACGACGGGCCTCGTGTCCATCCCGCTGGGCTTCGCGTACGGGTGGCTGGGGACGGTGGCGTCGGGGCGGCGGAAGGCGGAGGAGCAGAGGAGGCAGTACGAGGCGGTGGAGGGGTGGATTCTGGCGGGTGCTGTCAGGAGGGGGAGTTAG
- a CDS encoding DUF485 domain-containing protein: protein MRQRLPRHHALGHHSDIRLLRGAYRWQRRVATLTALGYFTLFLLLSAFAPALMTSTVSGGLSTGLLLGLLQVPVTCLAIGLYEYTARRRVDPIADRIRKQAELDAKREAAR, encoded by the coding sequence GTGAGACAGCGGCTGCCGCGCCACCACGCGCTGGGGCACCACAGCGACATCCGGCTCCTGCGCGGCGCGTACCGGTGGCAGCGGCGCGTGGCGACGCTCACCGCGCTCGGGTACTTCACCCTGTTCCTCCTCCTGTCGGCGTTCGCGCCGGCGCTGATGACGAGCACGGTGTCCGGCGGGCTGTCGACCGGGCTGCTGCTCGGGCTGCTTCAAGTGCCCGTCACCTGCCTGGCCATCGGGCTGTACGAGTACACGGCGCGCCGGCGCGTCGACCCGATCGCGGACCGGATCCGCAAGCAGGCCGAACTGGACGCGAAGCGGGAGGCAGCACGATGA
- a CDS encoding LysR family transcriptional regulator — protein sequence MELRQMRYFVAVAQELHFGRAAARLHISTPTLSQQIKAVEREVGAPLLIRHSRGVDLTPAGRVLLRAAQDVLRSAEEALRATRRTAGVAAQVLRLGLLNGVPPWLPARIEDVLAARVPGCRTVMTGGTTAAQVRLLDAGEVDLALLRSPVTLPAALRQTPVAEEELGVLMSAGHPLTDRDTLDLADLAGQELILFPRESAPGLHDRVLETLRSGGAGIALSDSAMGHAQLRSALPLLPAAIGLSSARGAALPDLAWRPLRGRPLVVGYAAAWHSESRDPAVRAVLAALSGGRAEPS from the coding sequence GTGGAACTCCGGCAGATGCGGTACTTCGTGGCGGTCGCCCAGGAGCTCCACTTCGGGCGCGCGGCGGCGCGACTGCACATCTCGACGCCCACGCTCAGCCAGCAGATCAAGGCGGTGGAGCGTGAGGTCGGCGCGCCGCTGCTGATCCGGCACAGCCGTGGTGTCGACCTCACACCCGCCGGCCGGGTCCTGCTGCGCGCGGCCCAGGACGTGTTGCGCTCCGCGGAGGAGGCGCTGCGCGCGACCCGGCGTACGGCGGGTGTCGCCGCGCAGGTGCTGCGGCTCGGGCTGCTCAACGGGGTGCCGCCGTGGTTGCCCGCCCGGATCGAGGACGTACTGGCGGCCCGGGTGCCCGGCTGCCGGACGGTCATGACGGGCGGCACCACGGCCGCGCAGGTACGGCTGCTCGACGCCGGTGAGGTCGACCTGGCGCTGCTGCGCTCCCCGGTGACCCTGCCCGCGGCCCTGCGGCAGACGCCGGTCGCCGAGGAGGAACTCGGGGTGCTGATGTCGGCCGGGCATCCGCTGACGGACCGCGACACCCTCGACCTCGCCGATCTGGCGGGGCAGGAACTCATCCTGTTTCCCCGGGAGTCGGCACCGGGCCTGCACGACCGGGTGCTGGAGACCCTGCGGTCCGGCGGCGCCGGCATCGCACTCAGCGACAGCGCGATGGGTCATGCGCAGCTGCGGTCGGCACTTCCGCTGCTCCCCGCCGCGATCGGGCTGAGCTCGGCGCGCGGGGCCGCCCTGCCCGACCTCGCGTGGCGGCCGTTGCGGGGGCGGCCGCTCGTGGTCGGATACGCCGCCGCCTGGCACTCCGAGAGCCGGGACCCGGCGGTGCGCGCCGTCCTCGCGGCACTGTCCGGCGGCCGGGCGGAACCCTCCTGA
- a CDS encoding SDR family oxidoreductase, with amino-acid sequence MPASVPAPDTTPERIVIVGGSSGMGLALAESALAGGADVTIVGRSPERLAEAERQLGGGDRLRAVAADITSEPDTERLFKTVGETVGAIDHVVLTAADATGAYQPITSFDLEAGRRLVDSKLFGAVLLAKYAAPHLTSGGSITFTSGIAAYRPAPGGSMVAAVNGALASLTYALALELAPIRVNALSPGWVDTPIWDTIAGDGKQARLDAMAQRLPVGRIGAPHDIAEALLALMHNRFITATVLHADGGHRLV; translated from the coding sequence ATGCCTGCATCCGTACCCGCACCTGACACCACACCCGAACGCATCGTCATCGTCGGCGGCAGTTCCGGAATGGGCCTGGCCCTGGCCGAGAGCGCGCTCGCCGGTGGCGCCGACGTCACGATCGTCGGCCGGTCCCCGGAGCGACTCGCTGAGGCCGAACGGCAGTTGGGCGGCGGCGACCGGCTGCGCGCGGTCGCCGCCGACATCACCAGCGAGCCCGACACCGAGCGGCTCTTCAAGACGGTCGGGGAGACGGTCGGCGCGATCGACCACGTCGTCCTCACCGCGGCCGACGCCACCGGCGCCTATCAGCCGATCACCTCCTTCGACCTGGAGGCCGGACGCCGGCTCGTCGACTCCAAGCTGTTCGGAGCCGTGCTGCTCGCCAAGTACGCCGCGCCGCACCTCACTTCGGGCGGATCGATCACCTTCACCTCGGGGATCGCCGCCTACCGTCCGGCCCCCGGCGGCTCGATGGTCGCCGCGGTCAACGGTGCCCTCGCCTCGCTGACGTACGCCCTCGCCCTGGAGCTCGCGCCGATCCGCGTGAACGCCCTGTCGCCGGGCTGGGTCGACACCCCCATCTGGGACACCATCGCCGGTGACGGGAAGCAGGCGCGGCTCGACGCGATGGCACAGCGGCTGCCGGTCGGCCGGATCGGCGCGCCGCACGACATCGCCGAGGCCCTGCTGGCGTTGATGCACAACAGGTTCATCACCGCGACGGTGCTGCACGCCGACGGCGGCCACCGCCTCGTCTGA
- a CDS encoding MFS transporter produces the protein MRAADTGTVGASPDTRRRRAVVAALMLAMALAALDSTIVSTAVPQIVGDLGGFSVFSWLFSGYLLAVTVTLPVYGKLSDTFGRKPVLVAGAALFLAGSLLCATAWNMAALIAFRVVQGLGGGALQGTVQTLAADLYPLKERPKIQAKLSTVWATSAVAGPALGGVLAAYADWRWIFLINLPIGALALWLIARHLHEPVRETNHRPRIDWAGALAVFACGGVLLTALVQGGVAWDWLSAPSIALFGTGLALVAVVVVVERRAAEPIIPGWVWRRRTIAAVNLALGALGLLMVAPTVFLPTYAQAVLGLAPIAAGFVLSVWTLSWPVSAALSQHVYRRIGFRNTAMLGIGTATLLLLAFPFLPYPGEPWQPALLMLLLGGALGLFQLPLLIGVQSTVGWAERGTTTASVLFCRQTGQTMGAALFGAVANGVLAARLGGAGDLDSVTRALDSGVPTEHLRHAVADAVHAVYLGAACAAALSFLILLFVAPRRFPVLNNPGD, from the coding sequence ATACGAGCCGCGGATACGGGCACGGTCGGCGCGTCACCGGACACCCGCCGGCGCCGCGCCGTCGTCGCCGCCCTCATGCTCGCGATGGCGCTGGCCGCGCTCGACTCCACCATCGTCTCGACGGCCGTACCGCAGATCGTCGGCGACCTCGGCGGCTTCTCCGTCTTCTCCTGGCTGTTCTCGGGATACCTGCTGGCCGTGACGGTCACGCTCCCCGTCTACGGCAAACTCTCCGACACCTTCGGCCGCAAACCGGTCCTCGTCGCGGGCGCCGCCCTCTTCCTCGCCGGCTCCCTGCTCTGTGCCACCGCCTGGAACATGGCCGCGCTCATCGCCTTCCGCGTCGTGCAGGGCCTGGGCGGCGGCGCCCTCCAGGGCACGGTGCAGACGCTCGCCGCCGACCTCTACCCGCTCAAGGAACGCCCCAAGATCCAGGCCAAGCTGTCCACCGTGTGGGCGACCTCGGCGGTCGCGGGTCCCGCGCTGGGCGGAGTCCTCGCGGCGTACGCCGACTGGCGGTGGATCTTCCTCATCAATCTGCCGATCGGCGCGCTCGCGCTGTGGCTGATCGCCCGCCATCTGCACGAGCCCGTACGCGAGACAAATCATCGCCCTCGGATCGACTGGGCGGGCGCCCTCGCCGTCTTCGCCTGCGGCGGCGTCCTGCTCACCGCGCTGGTGCAGGGCGGCGTCGCCTGGGACTGGCTGTCGGCCCCCTCGATCGCCCTGTTCGGTACGGGACTCGCCCTGGTCGCGGTCGTCGTGGTGGTCGAGCGGCGGGCCGCCGAGCCGATCATCCCGGGCTGGGTGTGGCGCCGCCGTACGATCGCGGCGGTCAACCTGGCACTCGGCGCGCTGGGCCTGCTCATGGTCGCGCCCACGGTCTTCCTGCCCACCTACGCGCAAGCGGTCCTCGGCCTGGCCCCCATCGCCGCCGGATTCGTCCTCTCCGTATGGACGTTGAGCTGGCCGGTGTCCGCCGCGCTCAGCCAGCACGTGTACCGGCGCATCGGCTTCCGCAACACCGCGATGCTCGGTATCGGCACGGCCACCCTGCTCCTGCTCGCCTTCCCCTTCCTGCCCTATCCGGGCGAGCCGTGGCAGCCCGCCCTGCTGATGCTCCTGCTGGGCGGCGCGCTGGGCCTGTTCCAGCTCCCCCTGCTCATCGGCGTCCAGTCGACCGTCGGCTGGGCCGAACGCGGCACGACCACCGCGTCCGTCCTCTTCTGCCGCCAGACGGGACAGACCATGGGCGCCGCCCTGTTCGGCGCGGTCGCCAACGGGGTGCTGGCCGCGCGGCTCGGCGGCGCCGGGGATCTCGACTCGGTGACCCGCGCCCTGGACTCGGGCGTCCCCACCGAACATCTGCGCCACGCGGTCGCCGACGCCGTCCACGCCGTCTATCTGGGCGCCGCCTGCGCGGCCGCGCTCTCCTTCCTGATCCTGCTGTTCGTCGCACCGCGCCGCTTCCCGGTGCTCAACAACCCTGGGGACTGA